GATCACCCAGATCCTCGGCGACGTGCTCGACGCGGGTTGGGCTGGGTCGACCAAAGCGATTGGCACTCGGGGCGGCGATAGGCGCGTCCGTGACTTCCAGCAGCGCGGCGGCCACGGGATGCCAGGGCATCCGCAGCGCCACTGTGGCGCGGCGCGCGGTCACTTCATTAGGAATTTGCGCGTTCTTCTCGACGACGAGCGTCAAAGGCCCGGGCCAGAAGCGGCTGGCGAGCAGTTCGAATTGCGGCAACAAGCGTTTCATGAGTGTATGCGCCATCGCCAAATCACGAACGTGGACGATCAACGGATCCCAATCGGGGCGATCCTTCGCGGTGAAAATCTTGCGGATCGCTTGCGGGTCGAGGGCGAGCGCGCCGAGTCCATAAACGGTTTCGGTCGGAAAGGCGACGAGTCCCCCTGCGCGAAGTGTCTCTGCGGCGCGCTTGATGGCGCGGCGGTCCGGCGACTTGGGATCGACTTTAAGAATATTATTCATTTCGCGACCGACCGCGAGTGTGACATACGCCTGAAATGGTTAGAAGAAGGATTTTCTTGCGAGGAATGTCCGGGCGTGAAAGAGTCCTGTCAAGGTAGATGAAAAACACCGCTACTTTACTTGTCGATTGTCCCGACCAGAAGGGGATCGTGGCGGCCATTTCGGAGTTTCTCTACCATCACAGCGCCAATATCCTGCACGCCGATCAACATCAGGACGGCGACCTGGGGCTTTTTCTCACGCGCGTGGAGTGGGACCTGGGCGATTTTACGTTGCCGACGGCGGATTTCGGAAAGGCGTTCGCTTCGATCGCGGAGCGGTTCCAGATGCGGTGGCGATTGGAGCTTTCATCACGGCGACAGCGAGTCGCGATCTTTGTATCCCAGTATGATCACTGCCTGGCGGATTTATTGTACCGGCATGAGAGCGGTGAGTTGGCGTGCGAGGTTCCGATCATCATCAGTAACCATCGCGGAGCCGAACGGTTGGCGGAATTCCATAAAATCCCGTTTCATTTTATTCCGATTGAGGATGGACGCAAGGCAGAGGCGGAGAGGCAGCAACTCGCGCTGTTGAAGGAGCACTCCGTTGACCTCGTGGTGCTCGCCCGTTACATGCAGATCCTGTCGCCCGGGTTCGTGGCGCAATATCCGCAACGAATCGTGAATGTGCATCATTCCTTTCTGCCCGCGTTCAGCGGGGCCCGACCCTATCACCGGGCGTTCGAGCGGGGCGTGAAGCTGATTGGCGCCACGAGCCATTACGTGACGGACGTGCTGGATGAGGGGCCCATCATCGAGCAGGATGTGGTGCGTGTTTCGCATCGCGATCAACTCGAGGATTTGATTCAGCGAGGGAGAGACTTGGAGAAGGTCGTGCTGTCGCGCGCCGTGCGGTGGCATATTGAGCACCGCATCCTGGTGTACACGAAAAAGACGGTGGTCTTTGACTAGTCGGGCATCCGCGCCACATTAATGGACGTAACCGACGGCCGAGCACATTGCTATCACGCGAGTTATATCCCTTTGCGGTGGCACGTGGAGTGCTATGAATTGGCGTAGATTATGAGATCTAAAACTACGTCCTCAAAGAAGAAGTTTCTACTGGTGGCCGAAGACGACGAGAAGATTGGCGCGCTGGTTTGCGAAGCCCTGCAAGGCGCGGGCTTCAAGACGCATTGGGTCAAGGACGGGATCGAAACGCTTAATTACGTTCTCGAATCGCGGCCCGATGGCATTGTTTTGGATCTTGTTCTCCCGCGACTCACTGGCTTTGAAATCTGCGGCATGGTGCGGAAGAGCCGCGCGGTCCAGTGGACGCCGATTATCGTGATGTCCGGCCGCGCCGAACACTGCGACAAGATGCAGGCGTTTGAACTCGGCGCCGACGACTATGTGATCAAGCCGTTCCGCATCGAGGAACTGGTGGCGCGCATTGACGCCGTACTGCATCGCAACTCCGAGCGGGCTTACCCCACGCCGTTCCTTACGTCCTCCTATAACGCGTAGAGCCTGGCTGCTTTGCGCGCTTTCGGGAAACAGCCGGATCCCTGAATTGGTACGCCAAGGGTGAGAACGTTAGAACTTTGGACGCAATAATTGACTGGCTCCGGGAACTCTGGAACCTGCGTGAAGTGCTCGCAGCAGACCCAGCCACGGCGGGACTGTTGACAGCATAACCCCACCATGGCCAAGCAAGGTTGGAGCTATCCAGCTTATCCTTCAGCCACCCAGTACACGACGTAATCCTTGGATTTTTTCCTCCGGTACCAGGCCTTCATCGTTCGGCTGTGGATGTAGGTAGATTTCTTCCTAGGCATCAACCGATGCTCCCTTATTTTCTGGCAGGTGGCGCACAACCCATGGGCCTTCCGCTTCCTGGTCCTCCCACAGCCATTGCAGCAAATCAGGTGCTTTTCCCTGTCCACCCAGTGAATGGGATACCTCTTGAAGATCTCGTGCTTCTCGTACTTCTGGCGCTGGTAATTTCGCCAACAACGGAGGCGACAGAACTTCCGACGAGCCTTGGGAAAGACATAAAAAGGGGAATTGCAGTTCGGACAGATTTTGCTGTGCCCCTTGTGCTTACCCCAGGGCCGGCCCCGCCGATAGCTTGCGAAGCATTTTACCGTGCAAAAGCGGGGTGGGGGATCCTTGGGACGGAGGTACCGGTAGAAAAGTCTTTGGCATTGTTTGCATGTCCACGGATGTGGATTCGGACGTGATGTTATCCTAAGAACCCCCACGTTCGGTACGGTTCCGGCATCATCAGGGGGACGCGAGACGTTGTTGTTTATGATTACGCCACCTTCCTCTTTCTGGGCTTTCTCTCTCGCATGAATAAAATGGGGGAAGTCATAGAAGGGCCAAGCCACTAGTCCTTGGAACTGTGGCGCATCCAGATGATGGGATGTCCGAGTTGGCCGCGAAGTGGCTGCCTATTCCGAATTAACCGTGACACCTACGAGCCTGAAAAGATGCAAAAATTCGATAGGTACATGCATGACCGGTGGGCATTACACAAATAGGAGCCTGCAAACCTCCTATCGTGAGTTCGATTCTCACACCTGCCTCCAATTCTAATCCCTGCAAATATAGGGATCTGTGGGGGGGGTTCCTTCTTGGTGCTAATTGCGTAAGCAGGCACTGGGTACCATACGTGGGCACCATCGGTGCTGGAACGCCAATGCAGAAGTGTTGATTGACCGCGATTTCGAGGCCAAAGACCCTGCGTAATCAGTCGATAGACACCAGAACGACTACCAATTGAGTCGGACTTACGGCTTGTGTATTATTGAACTACTTGACCGACGAGGTTCTAATCGGGGCTCACAATTATCCAATCTTTGTTTCATCCCCCCGGAGATTTATCGGCCAAATGATCAATGCGATCCAGATTACGATCGACAGCCTCAAGATAAAGATTGCGTCCATTGCCGAAGTGGTGCGGTAAAACCTGGTGAACCTGCCCCCATTGTTTCTCGAGCAACTGCCCTACACGACCTTCATAGAATGCCCGGGTCTGGCGCATCAGGTCTGTGGCGCCGCTGTAAGTCGTGATGCCGGCTTCCGCGAACTCGCGGTACAACGCGGGCAACCGTTCGGGGTAATCATCAGCAGCCATTTGACCAAGCATGTCGCCGGCGCCGAGTGCGCTCCCGAGGAACCGTTCACGCTGGTCCCGAAACTCAAGCTTTGAAGTGTCAACTTCGATGCCAGTGCAGTTAATGGCCAACTGCACGACGCGCACTTCGTCAGCGGTGACCCCCAGTGGCGGCAGAAACGTGGCGGCAAACTCGGCGCTGCGCTTCACATGAATCAGTGTGTACTTGGCCCCAGTGCCTTTGACATCACCAATCTGCTTAATGTAGCCCGTGTCATGCAATAAGATGGCGGCAACAGCGAGTTCAAAATCCCGGGCGCTGACCGTCGGCAATTGACCGCTTTTGATTTGTCCATCCAGGATTCGCAGCGTCGTAACGGTCGCCTGGCAAGTGTGTGCCAGGTCGTGGAATTTCGTGTCACAAGCCTGATATCCCGGAAAGCGACCGGCGAAAAGCTCGCCTACTTTGTTGAACACCGCGACCAGGAACTCCGTGCTGCGACCAGGGAAATCCTCGCTGAAAAGACTGCAGACGAATTGCAACGTCTCCGGTGCGCCTCGAAAATCAAGCAAATGGCCAATCGGCTTTTGGTCGGACATGAGTATCACAGGCTCGCCAATCCAGTGTTCCGATGCAACTCTAAAATCTCCCGCAATCGTCACAGGCGAAAGAGCGCCTGGAGTTGGTTGCGGAAACCAGCCGTATATTGCCGTTGCTCCTCGATGGCAAGCGGCGTGGTCCCCCGGGCTGCCAGCTTCCCCTCAGTTTCCAATTTGCGTTTTGCCAGCAACTCGCTGATTTCCTGCAACACCCGGGGTTGTTGCCGGAAGACCTCCGCCAGCATTGCGCGATCGAGTTCCGCGACTTCGCAATCGGCGGTGGCCGTAACGGTGGCCGACCGTTTCTCGCCGGTAAGCAATGACATCTCGCCAAAACAGGCGCCGGAATGGAGCGCGGCCAGGTGCGTGCGGGCGCCGTTGTTTGTGACCGACACATCCGCCGTGCCAGTCATCAACACAAACATCGAGTCTCCGTTCGCATCTTGTTGGAGCATTTTTTCACCACGTCCAAATCGGTGAATCCGCACGCCAGCCAGTAGCGTCTGCAGTTGCGGATCTTCCACGGAGCGGAACAGCGAATGTTGTCGGAGCGCGGTGCGCACCGCTTCGAGGTGCGGCTCGGTCGTTAGAGCGGGAGGCGCTTGCATGTAGATCGTGCGCGTGGGATACGGGATCTTGATGTGGTGGCGCTGCAACTCATACCAGATGTTGGTGCGCACGGCATCTTCCACCTCGTTGTACACGGTGTGATCGTCCATCCAGTACCGGAGTTCATACACGTTGGCAAAATCTCCAAAGTTTTTGAGGTAGACCTGCGGAGGAGGATTCGCGAGCACATGCTCGACGGTAGCGGCTGCATGCGCCAGAACGTCCTTTACGCGGTTGGGAGGCTCTGCCTGGTCAATTCCCAACTCCAACCGCATGGCGTGCTTGCGAACCGGGTAATAGAGATTGGCAATGGTCTGACGGGCAATCTGGCTGTTGGGCACGTCCAGCCACAAGTCGTCGTTCGTCCGCACGCGGGTGGATCGCCAGCTCATCTCCATGACTTCGACGTGCCGATGCTCAAAGAGCAGCCAATCCCCGACCTTGAATGGCTTCTCGAAATGGAGCACACAGCCCGCAATCACATTGGCCAGGAGATCCTGGGCCGCCAAACCAACCGCCAGCGCAAGAATGCCGGAGCCCGCGAGCAGGCCGGGGATTTGGATGTGAAAACCAACGCTGAGGATCAACAGAACGGCTGTGCTCAGAATCGCCAGTGCGACCACGTCGCGCACCACGCGAGGAACTACAATCTTGCGTTTCTGCTCGAAGTAGAGTTCCCACACCATCCGCCGGGTCAACGAAACCGCCAGCAGGGCAGACAGCAAAACCGTGGCGGCTCCGAGGGCGTCCCGCCACCACATGGTGGGCGCGGTGAGGCTCGTTGCGATATAGAGGGCCAACGCGCCACTGAACATTTCATAGAGCACACCCCAACGCATCCCCACACGCTGCTTCAACCACCGTCCCCCGGCCAGGAGCACAAGGTACGCCACCAGCGCGGTCACCGGCAGCAACACGCCTACTTCGCCAGCCGTTCTCCAATTCAAGACAGCCATCACGGGGCCGCATACTAGCCGCGGCTCGTACCGGTGGCAAAGCTTTACTCTGCGCGTCAGGGCCAGTATAAACATGCGCGAGCGGGGGCTCGTGATGACAAAGTGCATTGGTGACGGACGATGTCGATTATTAATCCGGTTGGTTGCCTTGCTTTGGCTGGGCACCGCATCGTTATTTGCGGATCCCGCGACCGCTGGCAACACCAATGGCCAGATTGCGGCCTTGATCAAGTTGTCCGCAGCCTGCCAATCGTCCGGACAGCATCCGCGCGCGGAACAGCTTCTCCAGGAAGCGGTCGATCTCGCCAAATCATCAGGCGATCGCAATGCGTTGATTTTGGCGATGAGTAAACTGGGCGCCGCTTGCACGATGACGCGGCAGTTGAACCGCGCAGAGACATTGTTGCGCGAGAGCCTGGAGATGGCGCGTGCCGATGGAAACCTGCAAATGACAGGCGCCATCCTGAACGATCTCGGCAATGTGTTGGGATTGCGCCAGAAGTATGCGGAGGCACTCGATGTATTTCAGCAAAGCGTTGCCGAGGCTCGCAAAGGCGGCAATAAACTGCTCATCGCCCAGGCCCTGTGCAACGCAGCCTCAACAGCCGCGCGGGCTGGCATGATACAGCAAGTCGACACATTGAACGCAGAGGCGCTCGATCAGATCGCGCAACTCGACGCATCGCACGAGAAAGCATACTTATTCATCACCGCCGGTGAGACTGATGCTGCCCAACAGCATTCGCAGCGCGCGCAACAATCTTATCAACATGCGCTGGACGTTGCCGAAGCGATTGGCGACCACGGCGCTGCCAGTTACGCTCTCGGGTATTCCGGCGAACTTTACGAGCGCGACAAGCAGCTTGATCAAGCATCGTCCTTTACCCGCCGGGCGATTTTTGAGGCGCAACAAGCCCGGATGCCGGAAGCATTGTACCGCTGGGAATGGCAATCCGGCCGGCTCCTGAAAAGGCAAGGTGAGACGGAGCAAGCAATGGCAGCATACCGGCGTGCGATCCAAACCCTGCAACCGATTCGGCACGACATTTCTCTCGGCAATGGCAACGCGACGACCCACGTTTCGTTTCGCGAGGCGGAAGGACCATTGTACTTCGAAATGGCTGACCTGCTACTCCAACAAGCCGGTCATTCGAAAGATCCACAGCCGCTGCTGCTGGAAGCGCGTGATACGGTGGAGCAACTTAAGGCGGTTGAGCTGGAGGATTATTTTCAGGATGAGTGTGTCAATGTTGCGCGCGCACGGACCAGGTCACTCGAGGCCGTGGACGGCCACACGGCAATCGTGTACCTGATCCCGCTTGGCACGCGCACGGAAGTGTTGGTGGGCCTGGCATCCGGCCTGCACGACTTCACGGTGGACGTTGGAGTGGACACGCTGGCGGCGGAAGTCCGGGAGTTTCGGCGCAACCTGGAAACACGCACGTCATATGGCTACCTCGCTGAAGCGCGACAGCTTTACGACTGGATCATCCGCCCGATACACGGCCTATTGATTGAGAACCGCATCGACACGCTGGTGTTCGTGCCGGACGGCGCGCTACGCACAATCCCATTCGCCACCTTGCATGATGGAAAGAAGTTTTTGATCGAAGAATACGCAGTAGCGGTGGCACCGGGTCTTTCGCTGATTGAACCGCGCCCGATCCAACGGGCGAACGCGCGTCTGCTATTGGGCGGATTATCGGCATCCGTGCAGGGGTATCCGTCCTTGAATTTTGTGCCTGCTGAACTGCATGATATCGAACCGATGTATCCCAGTGAGACGTTGTTGAACAAAGACTTCGTGTTGCCGTCGATCACCGGGAAACTTACCAAGGAACAATACAGCATCGTCCACATTGCCTCGCATGGTCAGTTCAATAGCGATGCGCACAAAACGTTTGTACTGACCTACGATGGGAAATTGACATTGGATGATCTGGAAGCGTTGATTCGTCCCAGCCAGTATCGCGGCAAACCGGTGGAACTCCTGGTGTTGAGCGCGTGCCAGACCGCGTCCGGCGACGATCGCGCCGCGCTGGGGTTGGCCGGCGTGGCGATCAAGGCCGGCGCGCGCAGTGCGCTGGCCTCGCTGTGGTTCGTGAACGACCAATCTACCTCTGCATTGATTTCCGAATTCTATCACCAGTTGCGCGAATCGCCATCCGTCTCAAAAGCCCGGGCGTTGCAAGCGGCCCAAATCAAGATGCTGAACGACCCACGCTACCGGCATCCGTGCTATTGGGCACCGTACTTGATCATCGGGAATTGGCTGTGAAGTTGTCTCCGCGGTTGGTGGGTTTGTTGATCGTCCTCGCGGTGTTCTTCTCCGCACTTTTGGTCCGACGGCTGGGGTGGTTACAATTCCTCGAGTTTCGCGCCTACGATTTCTTCATCCAACAGCAACCGAAGGCCGTAACAAGTGACCCGATCGTGTTGGTGGAGATGACCGAGAAGGACATTCAAAGCCCGACGCTGGATTATCCGATTACCGACGATAAGCTGGCGGAATTGCTGAGCATTTTGGAGGCGCAACAACCCGCAGTGATCGGACTGGACATCTGGCGCGACATCCCGGTGCCGAAAAACGGCGTGCACTTTCGCCAGCTCAACGAGACGTTGCTCGCGCACACCAATATCGTTGCCATTTTCACCCTGGGAGGGATCGGGCCGCCGCAGGCGCTGGCAGCGAATCCCGAACGACTGGGGTTCAATGACAATCTGCCCGTCGACGACCGGGTGGATAAAACGACACCGAAAGTCCGGCGCGGCCTGCTGATTGGCGATTCGAAATCCGGGCAGAGCTTCGATTCGATCGCGTTTCGTGTGGCAGAAGTCTATTTGGAGCGGCAGGGCATTGTGCCACGATTCGATCCTGCCGATCCTGACTCGTTTCAACTGGGCAAGACGCGACTGCGGGCATTCGAGGCAAACGACGGCGCGTACGTGGGCGCCGACGCTCGCGGCTGGCAAATACTGCTCGACTTCAAGTGTCCGGACGAGTTCGCCCGACATTCGGTCGGCGAGGCGCTCGCTGGCGGAATCCCACCTGGCAGCCTGCGCGGCAAAATTGTGTTGGTGGGGATGAATGCGCCAAGCGTCTCTGACGAGCGCGTCACGCCGATTCGTTCCAATCATCATGGTATCGAGGTGCAGGCGCAGATTATTCATCAATTGTTGCGCGCGGCACTCAACGGCGAGAGACCGCTCCGGTTCTGGAAGGACTGGGAAGAGGATGCCTGGATGTTGTTGTGGTGCCTGGTCGGCGGGGCGATCGGTTACTGGATCCGGTCTCCGTGGCGGTTCCTTGCGGCCATTGGGCTGGTACTGCTCGCGCTGGGCTGGATCGCGTGGCGATCATTTCTCGCGGGTTGGTGGATTCCGTTGATGGCCCCGGTGGCAGCCTGCCTGCCGGCAGCGGCATTGATGACGTCATACATTTCCTTTGAAGAACGAAAACAGCGCGGCCAACTCATGCAGTTGTTTTCCAATCAGGTGTCACCCGACATCGCGCAGGCGCTTTGGGAACAGCGGCATGAGTTCCTGGCCGGCAATCGCCCGCGTTCACAAAAGCTAATCGCTACCGTTCTCTTCACCGATCTCAAAGGCTTTTCGGGCACCTCGGAAGGACTGGAGCCTGCGCAGTTAATGGACTGGCTTAATGAATACATGGAAGCGATGGCCAACGCCGTGATGGCTGAACAAGGCGTGGTCGAGAAATACATCGGCGACTCGATCATGGCCGTTTTTGGCGTCCCGATCGCGCGCGTGTCGCAGGAGCAGATTACGCAGGACGCCCGCAACGCCATTTGCTGCGCCCTGGCCATGCGCAAAGAAATGGAGCGGCTCAATGCGGAGTGGAAACAGCGAAATATGCCGGTCTGTAGTATGCGCA
This window of the Verrucomicrobiia bacterium genome carries:
- a CDS encoding L-threonylcarbamoyladenylate synthase, whose amino-acid sequence is MNNILKVDPKSPDRRAIKRAAETLRAGGLVAFPTETVYGLGALALDPQAIRKIFTAKDRPDWDPLIVHVRDLAMAHTLMKRLLPQFELLASRFWPGPLTLVVEKNAQIPNEVTARRATVALRMPWHPVAAALLEVTDAPIAAPSANRFGRPSPTRVEHVAEDLGDRVDLILDAGPTPMGVESTVLDLTQSPPAILRPGGVSREQLEKVLGAVRLATGVADEAARAGLAAPGMTLKHYAPRALVELFENMEELQTRAAKLRDEGKRVGVLDSATTIERLAQTVFAQLRDLDAQGVETILCQLPAPQGLGLAVRDRLLRAAGKGSQT
- the purU gene encoding formyltetrahydrofolate deformylase, giving the protein MKNTATLLVDCPDQKGIVAAISEFLYHHSANILHADQHQDGDLGLFLTRVEWDLGDFTLPTADFGKAFASIAERFQMRWRLELSSRRQRVAIFVSQYDHCLADLLYRHESGELACEVPIIISNHRGAERLAEFHKIPFHFIPIEDGRKAEAERQQLALLKEHSVDLVVLARYMQILSPGFVAQYPQRIVNVHHSFLPAFSGARPYHRAFERGVKLIGATSHYVTDVLDEGPIIEQDVVRVSHRDQLEDLIQRGRDLEKVVLSRAVRWHIEHRILVYTKKTVVFD
- a CDS encoding response regulator transcription factor — its product is MRSKTTSSKKKFLLVAEDDEKIGALVCEALQGAGFKTHWVKDGIETLNYVLESRPDGIVLDLVLPRLTGFEICGMVRKSRAVQWTPIIVMSGRAEHCDKMQAFELGADDYVIKPFRIEELVARIDAVLHRNSERAYPTPFLTSSYNA
- a CDS encoding mechanosensitive ion channel family protein yields the protein MAVLNWRTAGEVGVLLPVTALVAYLVLLAGGRWLKQRVGMRWGVLYEMFSGALALYIATSLTAPTMWWRDALGAATVLLSALLAVSLTRRMVWELYFEQKRKIVVPRVVRDVVALAILSTAVLLILSVGFHIQIPGLLAGSGILALAVGLAAQDLLANVIAGCVLHFEKPFKVGDWLLFEHRHVEVMEMSWRSTRVRTNDDLWLDVPNSQIARQTIANLYYPVRKHAMRLELGIDQAEPPNRVKDVLAHAAATVEHVLANPPPQVYLKNFGDFANVYELRYWMDDHTVYNEVEDAVRTNIWYELQRHHIKIPYPTRTIYMQAPPALTTEPHLEAVRTALRQHSLFRSVEDPQLQTLLAGVRIHRFGRGEKMLQQDANGDSMFVLMTGTADVSVTNNGARTHLAALHSGACFGEMSLLTGEKRSATVTATADCEVAELDRAMLAEVFRQQPRVLQEISELLAKRKLETEGKLAARGTTPLAIEEQRQYTAGFRNQLQALFRL
- a CDS encoding CHAT domain-containing protein, whose product is MTKCIGDGRCRLLIRLVALLWLGTASLFADPATAGNTNGQIAALIKLSAACQSSGQHPRAEQLLQEAVDLAKSSGDRNALILAMSKLGAACTMTRQLNRAETLLRESLEMARADGNLQMTGAILNDLGNVLGLRQKYAEALDVFQQSVAEARKGGNKLLIAQALCNAASTAARAGMIQQVDTLNAEALDQIAQLDASHEKAYLFITAGETDAAQQHSQRAQQSYQHALDVAEAIGDHGAASYALGYSGELYERDKQLDQASSFTRRAIFEAQQARMPEALYRWEWQSGRLLKRQGETEQAMAAYRRAIQTLQPIRHDISLGNGNATTHVSFREAEGPLYFEMADLLLQQAGHSKDPQPLLLEARDTVEQLKAVELEDYFQDECVNVARARTRSLEAVDGHTAIVYLIPLGTRTEVLVGLASGLHDFTVDVGVDTLAAEVREFRRNLETRTSYGYLAEARQLYDWIIRPIHGLLIENRIDTLVFVPDGALRTIPFATLHDGKKFLIEEYAVAVAPGLSLIEPRPIQRANARLLLGGLSASVQGYPSLNFVPAELHDIEPMYPSETLLNKDFVLPSITGKLTKEQYSIVHIASHGQFNSDAHKTFVLTYDGKLTLDDLEALIRPSQYRGKPVELLVLSACQTASGDDRAALGLAGVAIKAGARSALASLWFVNDQSTSALISEFYHQLRESPSVSKARALQAAQIKMLNDPRYRHPCYWAPYLIIGNWL
- a CDS encoding adenylate/guanylate cyclase domain-containing protein, whose translation is MKLSPRLVGLLIVLAVFFSALLVRRLGWLQFLEFRAYDFFIQQQPKAVTSDPIVLVEMTEKDIQSPTLDYPITDDKLAELLSILEAQQPAVIGLDIWRDIPVPKNGVHFRQLNETLLAHTNIVAIFTLGGIGPPQALAANPERLGFNDNLPVDDRVDKTTPKVRRGLLIGDSKSGQSFDSIAFRVAEVYLERQGIVPRFDPADPDSFQLGKTRLRAFEANDGAYVGADARGWQILLDFKCPDEFARHSVGEALAGGIPPGSLRGKIVLVGMNAPSVSDERVTPIRSNHHGIEVQAQIIHQLLRAALNGERPLRFWKDWEEDAWMLLWCLVGGAIGYWIRSPWRFLAAIGLVLLALGWIAWRSFLAGWWIPLMAPVAACLPAAALMTSYISFEERKQRGQLMQLFSNQVSPDIAQALWEQRHEFLAGNRPRSQKLIATVLFTDLKGFSGTSEGLEPAQLMDWLNEYMEAMANAVMAEQGVVEKYIGDSIMAVFGVPIARVSQEQITQDARNAICCALAMRKEMERLNAEWKQRNMPVCSMRIGIHTGPLVAGSLGSVERQEYTVIGDAVNTASRLESFDKDTGSNDSVCRILISEATKLLLGEEFELSPLGTMSLKNKSEKVIIHRVVGRASREPGGQREN